The Candidatus Manganitrophaceae bacterium region GCCAACATCGGCGGCGTCCAGAGATCGATCCGCGTCTGCACCCCGAAGCGGATCCCCCGCTCGGCGATCGCCTCCAGAAGCGGCTGATTCGGGAGGAAGATCTCGTCGATGAAGTAGAGGTAGGTCGCCCCGGCCTCTATCAACCCGTCGAGTTCCTCGACGATGGCCGCGAGGGGGCGCTTCCGATAGTCATCCCGGAAATTGTCCTTTGCGCAGAAAGTACAATGATACGGACAGCCGCGCGAGGTCTCCATCTCCGCGCCGGCTCCGTCGGGTGGGGCATCGAATCGGTGATGATGGTGCGGATGGCGCGCCAGCAGCGCGCGCGGCCAGCGAAGCGGCGGAAGGGCGGCCAGATCGCCGGCATGCGGCCCGCCCTGGACCCGGATCTCGTCCCCCTCGCGATAGCAGATCGAGGGGATGCCGCGCCACTCGCCGGCCGTTTTTTGAACGAGAAGCGGCAAGATCTCTTCCGGCTCGCCGAGGACCACGACATCGACCTCGAGCTTCTTGAGCGTGATTGTGGGGGTGGTAGAGCCATGCGGGCCGACGGCGATCAATGTTCCGCCGACCTCCCGGAGATCGCGCGCGGCCTCGATCGGAATCCGCAGCTCCGGCGGCGCGCAGCGCCAGAAGAGGTAGCTGGGGGCGCTGGTGATCACGGTAAAATCGGGCGCAAACGAGGCGACGCGGGATTGAACCTCCTCCTGGGACAACCGCTCCAGGTGACCGTCGACGATCAAGACCTCCGCCCCGATCCGCTCGAGGAGGACCTTCGCATAGCCGTACTCCAGCGGGAGGTGCGGCTCCCGACAGCCGAAGTAGATGCTTCCCTCGAAGCGCCAATGGGGATTGACCAGGGCGACCTTCATGCCGCCCCTCGCTCGGCGGTGCGGGAGAGCCGAATTTTAGAAACGCTCCGTGGCCGCTTCAATGCCGAGCGCTCGGAGCGGAAGGCGAGGAGCCATTCATGGAGCGCCTCGATCCCCTTTTCCACATCGGTACGGGGGACCCATCCGGTGGCGGCCTGGAACTTCCTCGTATCCGAGACGTAGTAACGCTGATCGGCCCGTCTCCATGCATCTAATTGTACGGACGGCTTCTTCCCTCGCAGCGCCCCGATCTGCTCGACCAATTCCAGCAGGCTGATCGCATTGGCGGGCCCCCCTCCGATGTTGAATGCTTCCCCGGAGAGGAAATCGATCCGCTCCTCCACCGCCAGGAAGGCATCGACCAGGTCTTCGATGAAGAGAAGATCACGCACCTGC contains the following coding sequences:
- a CDS encoding TIGR04295 family B12-binding domain-containing radical SAM protein, whose protein sequence is MKVALVNPHWRFEGSIYFGCREPHLPLEYGYAKVLLERIGAEVLIVDGHLERLSQEEVQSRVASFAPDFTVITSAPSYLFWRCAPPELRIPIEAARDLREVGGTLIAVGPHGSTTPTITLKKLEVDVVVLGEPEEILPLLVQKTAGEWRGIPSICYREGDEIRVQGGPHAGDLAALPPLRWPRALLARHPHHHHRFDAPPDGAGAEMETSRGCPYHCTFCAKDNFRDDYRKRPLAAIVEELDGLIEAGATYLYFIDEIFLPNQPLLEAIAERGIRFGVQTRIDLWTPPMLALLGRAGCVSIEAGVESITVEGRKWLDKPSRLSTDEMVDRLIIAKRHVPFVQANLLDAQFDDPEAIERWRERLRKEGVWANKPVPMFPYPGSPDYVRKWGLPDEAAWERAHEHYLREYETFSDIQEERPIPLPMLESHGSK